The following are from one region of the Streptomyces fradiae genome:
- a CDS encoding TetR/AcrR family transcriptional regulator has translation MTTPRPGLRERKKQATREALREAALRLAVEHGPDQVRVEDIAEAAGVSPRTYNNYFASREQAIVSAVTADREARIAAAVAARPTGVRLADAVTEAVVEQYTNTGEHEHKALLLITTQTALRDAFLDTTAGIEPPLTAVIAERLDDAEAHTARVLAASVAAAVRIALEGWLRPAQNAEAAESRAAGGLVVPSGSLPDQLRSALAPLAPAFDAAEQHAQPSSSAADSA, from the coding sequence GTGACGACACCACGACCAGGGCTCCGGGAGCGGAAGAAGCAGGCCACACGCGAGGCGCTTCGCGAGGCGGCCCTGCGCCTGGCTGTGGAGCACGGACCGGACCAGGTGCGGGTCGAGGACATCGCCGAAGCGGCTGGGGTCTCGCCTCGTACCTACAACAACTACTTCGCCAGCCGCGAGCAGGCGATCGTCTCTGCTGTCACCGCGGACCGGGAGGCGCGCATCGCGGCGGCGGTCGCGGCCCGGCCCACAGGAGTGCGCCTGGCTGACGCCGTCACCGAAGCAGTGGTCGAGCAGTACACGAACACCGGCGAGCACGAACACAAGGCGCTGCTGCTGATCACCACCCAGACCGCGCTGCGCGACGCGTTCCTCGATACCACCGCCGGTATCGAGCCCCCTCTCACGGCGGTGATCGCCGAACGCCTGGACGACGCCGAAGCGCACACAGCCCGCGTCCTCGCGGCAAGCGTGGCCGCGGCAGTTCGCATCGCGCTGGAGGGCTGGCTCCGGCCGGCCCAGAACGCAGAGGCCGCCGAGAGTCGCGCCGCCGGAGGACTGGTCGTGCCCTCCGGCTCACTGCCCGACCAGCTCCGCTCGGCGCTGGCCCCGCTCGCGCCCGCGTTCGACGCTGCCGAGCAACACGCCCAGCCATCATCCTCGGCAGCCGATTCAGCATAG
- a CDS encoding cupin: MTAAPIDLFSSFIHLDHSGQVRAAQPVFDSERDGWQLMTFHVETDADVHGDHWEIHTEADELVSCLTGGIRLYFRPEQPEGKEEEIRLAAGTAAIVPRGRWHRIALDGPSDIMSVTLPRGSRLQRRAEA, encoded by the coding sequence ATGACCGCTGCACCGATCGATCTCTTCTCCTCCTTCATTCACCTGGACCACAGCGGTCAGGTGCGCGCCGCGCAACCCGTGTTCGACTCCGAGCGGGACGGCTGGCAGTTGATGACCTTCCATGTGGAGACCGACGCCGACGTCCACGGCGACCACTGGGAAATCCACACCGAGGCGGACGAACTCGTGTCCTGCCTCACCGGCGGGATACGTCTCTACTTCCGTCCGGAGCAGCCCGAAGGGAAGGAGGAGGAGATCAGGCTGGCGGCCGGAACAGCGGCCATCGTCCCGCGCGGGCGATGGCACCGCATCGCACTGGACGGCCCCAGCGACATCATGTCCGTCACCCTGCCGCGTGGCAGCCGCCTACAGAGGCGGGCCGAAGCCTAG